The stretch of DNA TTCGGAAGTTCAGCAACCAGGTAAGTGAAGTGTGACCGGTGCATTCTAGGTAGCGGGATGGCTATCGTAGGGAAGCTTTGGACCAAGCGTTAGTAGTAAGACGCCAGCCCCAGGAATCTCGCCAACGTCACGGGGGACTGGCCAATCTCTCACTGCTGCCACTTTCACTGGGTTGGTGGACACGCCTGCTGGGCTGACAACATGTCCCAGGAATGCTGTCTGTCTCCAGAACAAGTGGCACTTTTTCGGATGCAGCTACAGGCTAGTTCGGCGGATGGTGTGGGAGACCTCTTGCAGATTCGCCAGGGCGCTCTGGAAGTCAGCTGCGATGCACAGGAAGGTCACTGAAGTAAACAACATTCCGGCTCCGGGGAACACCAGACAGAACTCTCTCCATCCGGCGCTCAAAGGTTGGCTGGCCCATTGCAGAGCCCGAACCAAGCACTAACTCTTGGAGCATCTCCCCTTCCAGTGTGAATGCCACCTGGACCCCGGTTTCTTCTTCTACCAGCCATTGAAGTTGGCCGCCAGCTGCACTTGGACGAGGTCAGTCTCCAGCGGTCCCTCTCCACTAAAGCGAGGCATCTTCATGGTTTTCTGCTTCGGCGTCTTCAGCATCAGGGGTTACCTACAacccacagagaccagaattctcaTGTTTCTGAGATCAATGTTAAGACTAATCTATTCCGAGATATCTGACAggtgaggagatgagatgagatgagatgagatgagatgagatgagatgagatgagattgaaATTGATTGTCTTAATTGGAGCAGTGCCGTGTCTTGTAAGCTAACATAATATACAACACCAGTAGCGATGTTTGTGCTCAGGGGACATGTCAAAGTTTAAATcccatcccaacacacacacgcacgcacgcacgcacgcacgcacgcacgcacgcacgcacgcacgcacgcacgcacgcacgcacgcacgcacgcacacacacacacacacacctacacacctctGAAGTCTCGTTACTCAGTCATCATGGACTTAGCTGAGGCCCATTTAGCTTTTTAGATCACCTTACCAAGACCTAACCATGGTGTTGGCACAAGATTTTGACCCTtattctttcccttttttataTTCCAGGTTTGGAAGGAAGATAGTGCTCTTTAGTACTATGGCAGTTCAGACGATATTTACTCTCATTCAGGTCTTCTCTCCATCATGGCTCTGGTTTTGTGCCTTTTATTTCATAGTTGGCATGGGACAAATTTCCAACTATGTAGCTGCATTTATTTTAGGTACTTATTCTGTTTGTCTTGGATTATTTTACATATTCTTCCCTAGATGCTGCTGGTCCCTCACTTTTTGATGTAAATAAGATTTTAGAATTATCCAAACACAGGATTCCGAGGTGGGATTTAGAGATAAAGGCAAAAGTCATGGAGAAGCAAAGACTGGCATAAAGTGTTTGAACCCTGCCCTAGAACCATGCCCTATTCTTGAATCGCCAATTGAGTTAAGAATTTTGTGTCTTGTGCAAAGTACAACATGCAAATGTGGGTGTTTTTACACAGCTTCCCCTGATGGTGTCTCTAAATCACTTGTCTGCCGCCAACAGGGATGGAGATTTTGAGCCCATCAGTCCGAATCCTGTTTGGGACTTTGGGTGTGTGCCTCTTCTTTGCTTTGGGCTACATGTTGTTGCCTCTGGCGGCATATCTCATCCGGGACTGGCGGATGCTGCAGCTTGCCCTCACGCTACCAGGCTTTCTCTGCATTCCTCTTTGGTGGTACTGTAGGTGTGCTGGATGATAAGGGGGTCCACAGGGAAAAGGAGATACTAGCACAACTGATGAAACAGGGATGATGAGTCTGGGAGCATCATGAGCACAGGTGTAAGGGACATAAGACACCTGCTATGCAATATGACACACCTTTGTACTTACCGCAGCTAACCAGGTACTTGTGTGTACGACAACAGAATGATGCAAATCTGAGACAAATATCTGGTCAACAAATTTCAAATTAAGGGCTGGATGATGACATGCCAAGGCACAGGAATACACAGGGGTTTGAAAAAGAAAGCAGCACCACAAACAAATGAATTTCAGCACATTAAAAAGAGCTATGTGGCAGACATAAGCAGGATAAGGATGTTTGAGGTGTCACAATACATAATAAAAGAATAATAGAATGTTTTCATATGCACTTTCCCTTGGTGGTGTCCACAAGGCTATCTTCTCCTGTTTGCAGTGACTCTGTTtatggtgtttgtgtaggtTCATTCCAGAGTCTCCTCGCTGGCTTTTGTCTCAGGGTAGAGTGGCGGAGGCAGAGGCCATACTGAGGGATGCAGCCAGGAGAAACGGAGTGACGGCCCCAGAGGTCATCTTTGAGCCCATTCAGGTGAGAGGGgctcacagctgtgtgtgagatggacagTGCTGTCCTTAGCTGGCACTCGGCATACTTGCAATATTTTCAGTGACATGCAGAATGTCGGAGTTGACTCAGGTGCTATACCTGGAAGCCGTCAGTTGTTACAAGTGCTCAATAATTGCTTTTGGCGTTAGGTCAAAGAAAGGGTGATACCGTCACATGTCAAATGATTTCTCCTGAAGGGTTCTTCTTTGTGTACGAGAAAACATTCACTCTCTTAGTAGTAATGGTCagttagtgagtgtgagtgttagttTTAGTGTTATGGTTTAGATGATTAACTGCAGACTGATACACACCACACGACTGCAGCTGGTGAAACAGACCCTTGTGTTGTTTGACCAGCAGCTGTTCAAATAGCAACTAAAGTTTCCTTAGTAGTGATTCGTAAAAACGTATGTTTCTGTCACTCAGCGATCATATCACTATCATATCACAATGATACATAGACTAGAGACATTGTAATTaagttaaaaaaacattttgattaAAAAGGAACTTTTGTCTGATGATACAATATACGTCTTCACATATTCTCCAAACATTTTCACCTTAGACCTTAAAGAAAGTTTTTGCATGGCACCTTGAAAAACCTGCCATGGTTGTGTACTACCCTGTAAGAGCTTTGAAAATTCCAAATATTATAGATCCTGTATCACCTCTTTGATATTGAAGAACGcacattgttttattgtttgcaaAAACTATTAACTGAAAGAGAGTAAGtaagtgaggggagagagagagagagagagagagagagagagagagagagagagttgaacgAACAAGGTTTCTTCTGGTTCAGCACACAATCATGAGGTGAAGTTGACAGCAATCTAAGCTATTTAAGGTAGCTGATACAACCGCACGTATTATCACTCAGGCGTATAACATTGGCAAGGAATTTACAAACTAGTGGCCTCTTTGTGAACGCATTCGTCTCGCTGGAGAGACCTTCGTAATTTTCCACAAAGTGACCTGGAATGAGACTTACAGCAGAGACTTCCGAACCCCCATGGTGATAGGCAATGTCACCAGTGGGTCCAGGGCTCAGGGTTCACATGGGAAGGTCTGCGGAATGCTCTCCACTTTTGTATCTGAGTATATCATTGGCACTGTGTATTTCATTGCCATGGATTACTTTAATTTCGGTTAAAATTTTAGAATTAGACACTGATGAAGTCCTTTGTGGTGAAACATTGGTCTTTATATACACAAGTAAAAGTAATCACCTGTCAAGTGTGTTCTTTTTCATATATGTTATAGTACCACAATCTGAGTTCTGAGGAGAAGAAGCTTGATAAAATATATTAATTCTGCCTGAGACTGAGGGAAATGAATGTCCAAGCAAGTCTGTTATTGTAGCTGTGTGGAGTTAATTGTTGACTTTTtggtctttgttttgttttaaagtgACATTAACATCTTGTACCACACTGGCCACGCATTGTTCATAACAACATACCTGTTATGACACGTGCACTATAGCAAGCCAACCAAGCTGAAAAAATGGAGTCCCATAACATCTGTGATCTGGTGAAGACCAACAACATCCGCAGCGTAACTATCGTGCTGTGCCTGGTCTGGTGAGTGTCCGGTCTCTTGCCGTGTTAATTAATAATAGAAAACAAGTCATGAATGAAGCAGTGGTGAAGATCAAAGAATGCTTCTTCAGCCTTCATCAGCCTtcgccctcactctctccctccctcttgttctcactctctccctctctcttgtcctctctctctctttctctctccctccctctctttctctctctctcttcctctctctctctctctctccctctctgtcctagGACTACTCTCTCAATTGGATACTTGTCTCTGAACACGGCAAACCTGCATGGGGACTCCTACCTGAACTGTTTTCTGTCTGCGGCCATTGAGCTGCCAGCATACACCGTAGCCTGGCTTATGTATCGATACTGGCCACGGCGcatgtgtctcttcctctctctctttcagggaGGGGTTGTGCTGCTTTTCATTCACCTCATACCACAGCGTAAGATACAGTGTGATACTGTAGTGACGTAGAAAcgaattactgtgtgtgtgtgtgtgtgtgtctatatatatatatagaccaATATATATAGCATAGATACTGCCAAGGACATGTATTTTTAAAGTCCTGTTGAAAATCTAAGCTAAGACGATGCTTTCTGAGGCTGTATGCACTGAAGAGACCCAACCATTCACAGTACACTTTAAGTTCATTGACACCAAtgaattattaaaaataaatgaacttacaaatgtaaaataaacatcaaGACTTTTTCAAAAACGTATAATGCCCAATGCCCACAATACCAGACATACACCATGTTCCCCATGTCCCTTTACAGATATGAGCAGTATTGCCATCACACTAGAGATGCTGGGGAAGTTTGGTGACTATAACCTAAGAATACAaaagtttaaatgtttaaaatcaGTAAATAAGAAATGTCATCCTGATAAAGCTTGCCTGAACAGGGACAGAGCTTCTCTGGCTGTCTGGTCAATGACTAGTTCAAGAGCTCCTCCTGCTGAAATGATCGGTCATGGTCACGGAGCAGAttctggagctccccctagtggcacTAGCCAGTATTTGCACACGGCCTCAAGAATGACCAGTTTGAACTACAACCAACTCTCGTAGAAGAAAGAATTTGTGTACACAGATTAGGTATATGGGATGGATAGTTGGAGGGAGAATATATGTTGGATTGGATCTGGGGCTCATCTTAAATCTATTATTAAACATTTGAACAGCATTTTTTCTGATGCGGTTTATAAAGTTTTGTAAAGCTTAATCAGGGTGTATATCTGACGGTGTTCTTGTCATAACtgcaatatactgtacatgtatttTTTCAGCTGCAAGAGAAGTGAAAGATCTAAAATCTATAATCTCACCAGTGATAAAGGAGATGAGGATCGTCCAGTTGAAACTATGTGACAGATCCACCTGATCCAACATTACACGTCTACTTAGTGGACTGAAACAGTGAAGTTACTGTAGACAGGGTGTTACATAGTTACATTCATTTTTCacttatttcagtttttattatGGTCATTTACTAataatacacattcatacattctctcacagacactcatgtTGAGTCTTAATTGTGCAATTTTAAATTCTCTACGGTAAGCCAAAGCGaccaaaaaaagacaaaatatatACTACTGTAATAGAGTATctagataaaaataaaaagttttaaaatagcctttttaataataataaattagaCTGAGTGCAGGATAAAACATGTGATTGACATTTTACTGAGTTGCATGATTCTTTGTGTCTTGACAACCCTGAAGTATTTGATGATTTTGTAAAATGCTAAATTGAATATTTTGTGAAATAtatgtctgtctttgtttgtaCTTAAGTCAAGATGGCATACCAAAGTTGTTCATAGTTTGACCTCCAACACCACTGTATTAATGTTCTCTATGTCCCCACATGGGTCCTCTTCTTTGGAGTGGCATGAGCATGTATTCCTGATAAATGAAATTAGCAACAGAATTATATAAAATTACATTATTTAGTAATAGAATAAAAGTTCCAACCATACAATCTGACTGCTTGAAACCCGTTCCACCAGTGTTGTTATTTCTCATTACAAATGTTTTCTTACCTACTAAGCTCATTAGTTTGACAAGCTAGCTGACATGTTAACATTGTTATGTCTTCGATGTAGACTCAAATATGATTTGTGGAGTAGCTTTTTGGGGGGATGAAATGTGGCATATTAAAGCACTTTTTGCGACAATATTTTGCGGTTTCTTGCTAACTTATTGTCCCACTCTAGAATTGTTTTATAAGGACTTGAAGGACATGCATTATCACAAATAACATCACTGCTCTGATGAAGTATGGAGTATGATCATCCATAATTGTGACAGATGGATAGAAGTGCAGTAGTTTGGGGGTGACAGTTGACTAATCCACTATCTCCAACCAACATAACAGGCTCACTAATGTATAAAAGATtgatagctagatagatagatagctagatagataagGTTGTATCATTCtatcacacatgcatgtatggaACGGATATGATAATGCTGGCCGTCCTAGGGAATGAATATGGCTGAGTTCTTCTCACCACTCCATTTGATGCATCTGGTCTATGGTCTGTGGGAGAGGCTTCCTGAAGCTCTCTGGCAGCAGGATGGCGGCTGCTCCAGACAGGATACATAGGCTCCCCATGAGCATGTGAGGTAGGGCCGCATTAAATACACCTGCAGAGGGACAAGACCATTGCGTGTGGGTGAAACATCAAAGTGTTCATAAGCAAAGAGCACTCCTTTGTTTTCTCTGGCTTTCTCAAGAGGTTTGGTTTAGTTGTTGTAAACTCACTTAAATGGATGAGATAGGGAGCAATGATACTGCCAACACGAGAGACCATGGCACAGGCCCCCACTGCAGTGTTCCTGATCACAGTAGGGTACAACTCGCCAGTGAAGACAAACATCTGTGCTGTTCCGGTGGCTATCCCAAACTTGCCCAACATCTCCAGAGCCCTGGAGGCGGCTGGCAAGTCTAGgtataaaaatagtctttaATTAGACTGCCCATTTTAAAGGCTGTGATTGTTTAGAAATTACAAAGCTGAAACATGTTTCAAACATTTTGCAGTAAGCAGCTAAACTCATGACACTGAATGTTACTATGAAGTTCAGAACAATATGGTTGCTTTGCATGTCagcctctttctcctctgtgttACAGAATCACTCTTTGTGCTCTATTGAACCAGTGGAGCATGGTGCTAGCAACCCCAGAGGTCTCATGTTTTTTTGCATAGCATGACATGTCTTCCCTACACAATCACAAAACTTAAGATAAAAGACTTGTTTGAGACAACAGGTGTGACATAACATTGCCCAGTGGTCTGGTTGCCTTTTACCTGCCGGTGCTATTTGTACTGAGTAGAGAGCAGCCCCTGCTAGCGTCATGCTAACCACACAGGAAAGCCTCCTGGGGAGAAAGTGCACGGACAGCCAGCTGATGAGGTAAGCAGGAACTTCGATGGCAGCGGAGATGAAGCAGTTGACATAGGGGTCTCCATACAGGCGGGATGTGTTCAAAGACAGGCCAAAATAACCCATACTCAGGGTCATCCTGGTGACACAAAGTTCAttcactgtaataataataatattaataacaaaGGACTCTTTATTCTACATTGATTACTAAATTAGAGTTATGCTCTATGTTGTGCCGGACATATGGATcattttttattaatattaCATATCTAAGATAAAGCTACATactgtattgtatgtatgtatactctTCCTCCTTAATATTACTGTTTAAGAAATATGCAGATTCACACTGTTTTGCCTTTTCTCCTGGTTGCATATTTTAGTGCAATGTAAATACAGCACAGTTCATTGGCTGCACCCTCTGTGGATGGACTATTTGGCCCATAGTAGTGCAAATATGTGCTCACGTGAGGTAAACATACACTAAAGATGAAAAGGTAAACATACACTAAAGATGAAAAGGTAAACATACACTAAAGATGAAAAGGTAAACATACACTAAAGATGAAAAGTGATGGGAACTTTTCACATTCTCTTGTGCAAAAAAACTCACAGCATAGTTGCAGTTGCAAATCAGAGCGGTTCTCTCAGAGAAGTTCTCTggcagtacatttttttttaaaataattttcttCTGTTGTGGCAAATATTTCATTTTGTAATAGATTGAATTTTACTTGCACTTACCAGACTAAAAAAAGAATTAGTGTTACATATCTTATTTTGGCCACTTTCAGGAGATCcaaaaaattatatttctctGTGGTTTTAGATGATTCATCTTCaacctaaaacaaacaaacattttctttatttcaaacttcattttaacttttttttctttttataagTGAGATCCCTTGAAGCAGTGATGAGAGGACTGTGTCAAAGGGTTACTGTTACTGATCGTTTTTCAAGACATGATCATTTTCTGATGTTTCTTAGATTAGAAGGATACTAAGTCTGTGCCAGAATGTAGGATACTGGTGCAAAAAAAATGCCCCCTAGTAATATGATCTCAGAGGACAAATACAGTGTTATCTCACTATTATGTACCTCCACAAAGATGATCTCTGGGGCAATTACTTTATTTCTCCTGGCTGCATCCCTCAGTATGGCCTCTGCCTCCTTCACTCTACCCTGAGACAGAAGCCAGCGAGGAGACTCTGGAATTAACCTACACAAAAAGATACTTGTGTGGAATAAATCTGTGGTGCGTTCATGTATTGGCACTGTTTTACGTAGTATTATTTGTAATATATTGTATTACAATGACTATTGGGGCACAGCATGGCCAGTGGGTCTGTGCTGTTGACAGTTGCCTAAACTCACCACCAGAGAGGGATGTAGATCAGTCCAGGGACAGACAGGGTGACCAAGAGCTTTCTCCAGTCACGGATATAAAACGCAATCAGGGGCAACATCATGTAGCCAATGGCAAAGCATAAGCAGACACCAAGAGATGAGTAGAGGACTCTCACAGAACCAGACAGAATCTCTGCACCTGTCAGCATGTTAAAATCCTCAAAATGACAtgaaacacatgcatgtgtatgtatgtatatgtatgtataagaGGCAGACATTGTTTAGTAACATTGTGAATACCTAAGACAAAGGCTGCCACATAGTTTGATATCTGTCCCAATCCTacaatgaagaaaaaaacagagaacatTTCCCAAGATGTTGAAAAAACCTGAACAAAGGTGAACACCGTCTGGATCATCATGGTCATAAAAAGGACAGGTTTCCTTCCACACCTATGCAAATTGAGGGAGGAAAGTGCGGGTGTACATTATGTTACATTGGCAAGGTATCTTTCAAGTATGTTGCAAAATGGAATGACAGGAAACTGAACATTGATTCATCTCTTTACTTAAATAGTTTTAGATTTAAATAGTGAATGTAATCAATGAATTAATGTTTTAGTGAAGCTGTGATTCAGAAATTCTTTTCAGTATAATATCACTGTAAGTGCCATTACTATCCATCAGCCATCCATTTGACCAAGTAGTCtgtaaatcaatcaatcaatcaatcaaatcaaactttctTATTACCAGTCTGACAGTTGACCAGAAAAGAATGACCCACATAAGACGCCAAGGAAGTAGACCGAGGAGGTGAACGATTCCTTCCAGCGTTGACCACAGACAAGGTCAAACTGCAAGAATCATATGTGGTGAAATGCATCAGACAACAAAGACCAATCGATTCGTGGCACCATCCTAAACATGTCctatttacattaacattactGATCAACATTTCAGTACACAATTCATGTATGTGCTTGTTTATCCAGTCATAATATTGCAATTATTGTATTTATCAGTTTAGAGAGGCTTCTTTTGTGCAAGTGGGAAATTAGTCTGGCTTATTACCACATCTACATCGATTTTCGATCATTTTGTCTCCTTTTCTTTGAATAGTTTTGTTTAGTTTCAGTCATCAAACCTCAGTAACAATAGTGGACTGGTAGATATCTGTACTGTagctccatccatccacacatgGCTCCTGCTCGATGTCTGTGACGTTGACATCAACACCAGGGACTTGGCCATGAGCAGAGTAGTTCTTCACCACATCCAGCCTGTACCTGCTGCACATGCTCTGCTCCGCCTGCCCGTTCACCACCTGGGACGGAATGATGGCTGCCCTCCATGCCTCACTCAGGTTCCCCTCAGGAACCAGGCAGTGGTGGGGTGGTGCAGCTGCGAGAAATATAACTGAGAAGGCACTAAATCCATTGGGGATGGTACTGAAACAGAGTACAAAGAATACAATCTGCTGAAACTGTCCCCACACACCCAGGAAAGCAGTAGTTTCATCATAGTCCACCATGACTACAAATATTTTGAGGTATCCCTTTGTTATGTGATTTCAATGGACAATTCAAAGTCCAGTCATGCTGTCTAACCAAAGTGTAATGATTAACAAGTCAAGATCAGGAGTGAGACTATCATAAGTAAGTCATTGTTAGTAAACTTAACAAACCAGAAGTTACATTTCTCTATGCGTAAAATCTCCTGACCTCCTGACAACAACAAAGGAAAATATTCAAGTAGAgactttagatagatagatagatagatagatagatagatggatactttattaatcccaagaGAAATTTGTATTGATACTTAATGACACCAGGACAAATTTGTATTATCACAGAAATGTTTGATTGTTTATGGAAAGGGGAACGGGAAGACGTGTTTTtccatttattttcaattttttaaaaacatatggCTATTAGACTCAAAATTGCTTTAACCCAGCACTGTACAGGCAAAAGCAAACCATAGTGCTTGAGTCATTAAAATGGTTACAAGATTGATTCCATTTCCTCTgtacaggtgtgtttgtgcaacaGAATACCAGTCCTAGGCGTGCCATGTCTATGAAGGAATAAAACGTTATGATGGGGTGCTTGTGTGTCTTCAGTGAGTCATTGCTATGGAACATAAAATCCTGAAATTCCATAGAATTGACTAATTTTCCATTAAATGTCCCTAATAATGAAAGTTTCTTTCTCATGGTATACATATGAGCCACATGCATCAGAGTGCATCATTATGGCACACCATTCTCTATACCTACTCAATAGGATATTTAAAACTGGTGGCAATGTGATGTGGTGGTGTGGAATTATACATTAAAttgtattcaattaaattgtattaaaacattttgtttttaaagtcaGTTAATTTCAATGCCAGTCTCCGTCCCTGATGTTACGTGTACCTGTGGAACTCTTGAAGTAAAACTCCGAGTTTGCTATCGGAGGATTTGTATGTGTAGCACCGGCGGCTTTTTTAAAGTGTTGTGTGTACGTTACtttatattatttatgtgtATCATGCATTTGTAAATATTTCTGTTTATATCAGCCTCGGTTTGTAAATACATTGTATTTACTATGAGAAACAGAAGGGACGTGACTGGTGAATTAACAAACGGTAGTCCAGGCAAAgttattagctagctaacagaGTCGTCAAAGTTAACTAGCTGTCAAAGTTAGCTTTGATTTTGAGCCATCAGTTGCAGTCAAATGACAACAGATAACTTTTAGCTGTGATCGCTCAATATGGATTCATCGAGTCCACCATCGAAAAGAAAGTTTTACATGGGGCGGCATCAGTATATAACGAAAAAGAGGTAAGAATCACATACGATTTGTATTAAGTAACTTTGTAGTTTCAGTCTCCACTGTAGTTGTTAGGTGTATGACTCTACATATGACTCTTAATGGTGCATTCAAAAGGCTGTGTCATCTAAACATCTGTGCAAGTGATCGTGCATTTtaagtctatgtgtgtttggcagATTAGATTGAGTCTCGTAAATAAATACTAGTAGATAAATAATCACAGCTGgctgaaaaatgtttttaccCCCGCTCCCCGATTTGTAGTACTATACCTGCTGTTGGATTGGTTGCACCCCAGCAGTCAAATCGTACATGTGAAACATATTCTTCCGAAGGTTTATTGGGAGACACAGTTCGTCATGGCAATGGAAGAGACAGGGTAAGATTTACAGATACCGGTACTCTTATTTACTGTAACATCACCATGCATTCCATCACAATCATAACCTAATCATACTATCTGAAGCAGAAAGACAAGGAACCGGAGATTGGAGATAACACTTTGGCCATGGATCAGGAGATCCTTGAAGCCCTGGACAAAATTGACTTCAGTGGGCCTGGAATAAAGAGTGGAGTAGAACTTCATCCCAGATCATCTGAGTGTGCTATAGCTCCAGGAAGAGTAAATTcaacagaggagaaaaagaaacgcTCCACTCTCTCCAGTGAAATCCCAGATTCCTCCAAACTGGCAAGCCGAGGAACAATCCCAGTATCACTGAAAAGTCCAAAAACTTGGAAACACTCAGAAAATTGTAAAAATTTGGCACAGAAATTGCTTTTTAGTGAGGACAAAGAAGGACTACTCTCAGAACATGATGCAGAGAAACCTAAATGTGATCCAGACCAAAATACTACTCCTGATGCTTTTAAATCAGTTCCCATAAAACCGTCAGACAGAAATCCCTCTCACCTTCCGAAAAAAAATCAGAACATTGATGAATCTGTGGTTAAAGGTGGGCGCTcgaaaaaaacagcaaaggaATACATCCTCTTCAGTCCTACCCATGTTGCAGCtgcaaaagagagaagaggtctACAGCTGCAGTCTTACCATTCTGTGTCCGTGCTCACACCCCCCTCTGGCCTTGATCACAGCTCACTGGGTGAAACACTGGCTGAAGCAGGTAGAGTTTTAAACACTAATGACGTATTTTCTAGACATTCAAACATTTGGTTTTGGTACTATTTTAAAATAGAAAATGAGCAGTCAGTGATGTATATTGTCATTGTGACTTGAATGATTTGAAACAGATGAAAATGATCAatgtatatttatgtacatatatgtgggGTTTATGGTTTTTATagttaaataattaattaattaattaattaattaataaataagtTAAGTCAAAATTAGACATTACACAATTGTGTATTATATACCCATTAGATGTGCATCCGTCTATAAATAGTCAGATATTGAAGCATGTCATGACACCAATACAATAGACCTGCTGTGTTCTCTTCACCTTTTATACTTCTTTAGGACTAAGTATACATGTGGGGATTCCTAGTGATCACACAGACAAGCTACTTCTGTCAAGTTGGGGTCTTCCCAAACCTGTGCTTGAAAGGTACCAAAGTCGGGGTGTGCAGCGCATGTTTGA from Clupea harengus chromosome 8, Ch_v2.0.2, whole genome shotgun sequence encodes:
- the LOC105895284 gene encoding solute carrier family 22 member 4-like encodes the protein MVDYDETTAFLGVWGQFQQIVFFVLCFSTIPNGFSAFSVIFLAAAPPHHCLVPEGNLSEAWRAAIIPSQVVNGQAEQSMCSRYRLDVVKNYSAHGQVPGVDVNVTDIEQEPCVDGWSYSTDIYQSTIVTEFDLVCGQRWKESFTSSVYFLGVLCGSFFSGQLSDWCGRKPVLFMTMMIQTVFTFVQVFSTSWEMFSVFFFIVGLGQISNYVAAFVLGAEILSGSVRVLYSSLGVCLCFAIGYMMLPLIAFYIRDWRKLLVTLSVPGLIYIPLWWLIPESPRWLLSQGRVKEAEAILRDAARRNKVIAPEIIFVEVEDESSKTTEKYNFLDLLKVAKIRYVTLILFLVWMTLSMGYFGLSLNTSRLYGDPYVNCFISAAIEVPAYLISWLSVHFLPRRLSCVVSMTLAGAALYSVQIAPADLPAASRALEMLGKFGIATGTAQMFVFTGELYPTVIRNTAVGACAMVSRVGSIIAPYLIHLSVFNAALPHMLMGSLCILSGAAAILLPESFRKPLPQTIDQMHQMEWNTCSCHSKEEDPCGDIENINTVVLEVKL